In the genome of Lentisphaera araneosa HTCC2155, the window CATCATTTAAAAATTATAGTATCCGCTGCTTTTACATTATATTGTAAACGACCGTCTGCAGCATCATTTATAAATAATCTTTTTGGGCGATAACTTCCCATTATAAAACCAGTAATTGTGTCAGAATTGTTGATTAATTGCGTATTTGATGGGTACACCGGTTCTTTACTATCAATTTGACTCTTATTAGGCCAATCTCCCCCTGCCTCATATGTTCCATCAGAATTAAAGTATGCATAATCATCAATACTAATTTTGGAACCGTGTGATGTTTCGTGAATAATGATCCATTTTCTATGGTTATCTGTAAAGGCTTTAGTCCAAAATTGATTAGATAATAAATACTTTCCAAACAAACCAGTGTATTGTTCACTTTGATACCCCGCAACGCCAGCACCGAGCTCTATAAACTGCTGACATTTGAAAGAAAGTCCATCTTTAAACTCATCTAACATACCTTCTAATACTCCGTAAACCCTTTTTATATCATCTACTCCTAAATCTAAACTCGAGTTAGGATTATTACCAAAACCTGCCGCAAAATATCGGTTAACGTCAGAAGTGTTCGGCATCTTTGGTCTTTTTTGAGAAAAACACCACGAATCGCAAAAAATGAAGCGCACCTAAAGGCTTATCTCTAATTCTATAAAACACCTATCAGAATTAAGGTCTCATCCGGGCAGGGGTAGATTACAAGACCCCTGCGAAGCATGCGTCTATATTTTAGTTTTGTTTACTTTGTGCAATTGCATCATCAAGTTCTTCAACTGAGGCATAGCGCAGGAAAAAGAACTGTATCATCTCCATTTGTCTTAAAGTTGGTTTCTTGCCAAACAAGTCAAACAGCATGATGGCGGCGATAAGCGCCGAATACATTTGTATTGCGACACCATTGGAAGATTCAGCGAGTAGTTTGCGACAGCCTAAAATGGATTTAAGCCATTTAAAAAACACTTCAATTTGCCAGCGCTGACGATAAATCGTACTGATAATAGCGGCATTCAGTTTTTCAGGAGCTTCTGAGGTTACCAAAAGGATTTCTTTATCATTAAATGCGCCCGTTCTTACCAGTCTTATTGGCTTGAGTTCGCGATCAGTGTCCCCAAGGTAGACTAACTGGTCAGAGATTACCCCTTCCTTGCGATCCTTTTCGGTGATTTCATACTCTTTGATCACAGTAAGTTTGGGTTTATTGCGAATGCGAATAGTAAAAAGTGCTCCACGTTGTTGAAGCTCTTCAAATAACTGTAATCCAAGCCGTAATAACGGTCGCAAACATACATGACGCCTGGTTGAACCATCTTGAGAAGAGCTTTCCGTTCACAGCTATTCCCGGCAGTTATAACAGCATCAACAGCACTTTGCTTTAGTAGAGAAAAACCCAAATGAAGCTTTGCTGCTTTGTGGTTTTCATCGAGCCATTCAGCCCAGAGCACCCTCGTTAAGGTTTGAAATAAAGATCCATCTAC includes:
- a CDS encoding transposase; translation: MRPLLRLGLQLFEELQQRGALFTIRIRNKPKLTVIKEYEITEKDRKEGVISDQLVYLGDTDRELKPIRLVRTGAFNDKEILLVTSEAPEKLNAAIISTIYRQRWQIEVFFKWLKSILGCRKLLAESSNGVAIQMYSALIAAIMLFDLFGKKPTLRQMEMIQFFFLRYASVEELDDAIAQSKQN